The uncultured Campylobacter sp. genome segment AAATTCCAAGCCTGAGGCTTCCTAGCGGCGCGGGACACGACGCGATGAATATGACGGAGCTTGCGGATCGCGTGGGGATGCTTTTCGTACCGTGCAAGGACGGCATCAGCCACAACGTAAATGAAAGCATAAACTGGCACGACGCCTTTGCCGCTACGAAGGTTTTAGCCGCGGCGATGTTAAGCTTAGCTAAAAAATAAAGGAGAGGAAATGGATGCTATCGCACAAAAAGTAGAGGCGCTCAAAGGCGAGATGATCGGGGATCGCAGGTTTTTTCACTCGCATCCCGAGACGGGCTGGTTTACCTTTTTTACGACCGCGGTTATCGCAGATCGAATGCAGCGCTTGGGCTATGAGATAAAGCTCGGTCGCGAGGTGGTAAAGGCGGAAGCCAGGCAGGGCGTAGGTAGCAAGGATGCCTGCGAGAAGGCGAAGCAGCGCGCCAAAGAGCTGCTAAACGCAGATCAGATAAAATTTCTTGATGCGATGGAGGATGGCCTAACGGGTCTTGTAGCCGAAATAGACACAGGGCGCGCGGGCAAGACGGTCGCTTTTAGATTTGACATAGACGGCGTGGACGTGACCGAGAGCACGGACGCGGATCATCGCCCTTTTAAGGAGGGCTTTCGCTCCGACATCAGCGGCATCACGCACGCGTGCGGGCACGACGGGCATATCACGATGGGGCTTGCTTTAGCAAAGCTGATCGCGCAGAGCCTAGACGATTTTAGCGGTAAATTTAGATTTATCTTCCAAACCGCCGAGGAGGGCACCAGAGGCGCCGTAGGCATGGAAGCTGCGGGCGTTACCAAGGGCGTAGATTATCTGCTGGGCGGTCATATCGGCTTTCAGGCAAACACGATGAGAGGCATCATCTGCGGTACCAAAAAGCTACTTGCGACCACTAAATTTGACGTAAGCTTAAAAGGTAAGTCCGCTCACGCAGCGGGCGCGCCGCAAAACGGAGCCAATGCTCTGCTCGCGGCAGCCGAGATGGCGCTTGATATGCACGGCATCACGAGGCACGCAGACGGCGTCACGCGTATCAACGTCGGCGTGCTGCGCGCGGGCGAAGGACGCAACGTCATCGCGCCTAACGGCTATCTTGCGTGCGAGACTCGCGGCGAGAGCACGGAACTGAATGAGTTTATGAAGGCCAAATGCATGGACATAGTGGAGGGCGTTTCTAAAATTTACGGCGTCAGCTACGACGTGCAGGTTACGGGCGGTACCGCGGGCGGCGACAGCGACGAGGATAGCACGCAGCTTTACGAGGATGCGGCAAAGGCGTCGCCGTTTATCGATAACGACAAGATCGTAAGGGAGCTAAGCTTCGGTGCATGCGAGGACTTCGCGCATTTTATGCGCTCGGTGCAAGATGCGGGCGGTAAGAGCGGATATCTGATGATCGGCACGACGCTTGTGGCGGGACATCACAACGCCAAATTTGACTTCGACGAGGACTCGCTGCTTGCTGGGGTAGACGTGTATCTGCGCTGCGCGTATAAGCTAAACGGCAAAGCTTAAGGAAGGCGGCATGAAAAGAGCATTACTTCTAAGCGCTTCTAGTTACAAAGACAGTGGCTATCTGAACCACTGCAAGGGGTGGATAAGGGAATTTTTAGGCAGGTTATGGGAGGATGAAATTTTATTCATTCCGTTTGCGGGCGTTAGGCGCACAAGCGAGCAATACGAGCAGAAGGTCGCAGACTGCCTAGAGAGCAACAATATCAGATCGATCCATCGATTCGCCGATATGAAAGCCGCCGTTAAAAATGCCAAATCGATCTGCATCGGCGGCGGCAATACCTTCGTGCTGCTAAACGAGCTTTATAAATTTGATCTTTTAGGCGCGATCAAAGACGCCGTAGATAGCGGTACGCCGTATTTCGGCTGGTCTGCCGGCGCAAACGTCGCGGGCAAGACGATGATGACTACCAACGACATGCCGATCGTCTTCCCGCCTTCGCCGGTGGCTCTGGGGATCTTTCCGCATCAGATCAATCCACACTTCATAAGCGGTAAAATTTCAAACCACAACGGCGAGAGTAGGGAGGAGCGGCTGGAGGAGTTTTTGATCGTCAATCAAAACGACAGCGTCTATGCTATGCCCGAGGGCAGCGCGTTTTTGATAAACGGAAACGAGTGCGAAGTGATGGGGCATGCGGACGTGCTGAAATTCGAGTATAAAAAAGAGATCTCGCGCATCGCCGTGGGAAGTAAATTTAAAATTTAAAAGGAGTTATCGTGCAGACGTTTAGGTTACTTTTGGCGCTTGCGGGCATCGTCGCAGTCGTCGCTTTACTGATCATGAAAAAGGACACCAAAACCGTGCTTATCGGCGTGGGTTTGGTGCTGTGTGTGCTTTGTCTAAAGCCGCTGGACGGGCTGGGCGCCTTTACCTCGTATATGACTAAAGCAGGTCTTATTAAGGCGATCTGCGCCAGTATGGGTTTTGCCTTCGTGATGAAATTTACCGAATGCGACCGCGCTCTTGTAAATTTACTAACCAGACCTCTTGGAAATATCGGATTTTTATTGATCCCTATCGTCGTGGCGCTTACATATTTTATCAATATCGCTATCCCCTCCGCTGCGGGCTGCTCGGCTGCGGTCGGCGCTACGCTGATCCCTGTGATGATGGCTGCGGGCGTTAAACCAGAGATGGCGGGAGCTGCGGTATTTGCGGGCACTTTCGGTAGCGTTTTAAGCCCGGGCTCGGCGCACAACGTATTTGTCGCCGATATGGTAAAGGCGCACAACCCATCCTATACGGTTCAAGACGTCATCGGGGTGCAGTTTTCTAGCGCGATTACCGCTTTGATCGTGGTTTTGATCGTAATGAGTATAACGGCGATAGTTTGCAAAGACTACACCAAGGGGGTGAATTATCTCGCACAAAAGGAGGGCGGCGTAAATTCCGTTGCGTCAAATTCCGCCGACGGTTCAAATTTAGACGCGCAGCCTCAAAAGATAAACGTCTTATACGCGCTTATGCCGTTAGTGCCGCTAGTGATCTTGGTAATCGGCGGCACGAGTCTAAATCAGGTCTCTTTCCTAAAATGGACGAAGATGGGCGTCGCCGAAGCGATGCTACTGGGCGCTATCCTCACCATCGCCGTTACTCTAACCGATCCTCAAAAAATTACGAAGGAATTTTTCAAAGGCATGGGTAGCGCGTATGCCGAGATCATAGGTATCATCATCGCTGCGGGCGTCTTCGTCGCGGGTCTTAGCGCGTGCGGAGCGATAGATTTCGTAATTGAGTGGCTTAAAAACGAGCAGGGCTACGTAAAATTCGGTGGAACCTTCGTGCCGTTTTTTATGGGCATCGTAACGGGCTCGGGAGATGCGGCGTCGATGGCGTTTAACACCGCCGTGACCGTGCACGCCGACGCGCTGGGTTTTGAGCAAGATAAGCTCGGTATGGCGGTTGCGATAAGCGGCGCGCTAGGCAGGAGCGCATCGCCGATCGCGGGCGCTTGTATCGTTTGCGCGGGACTTGCGATGGTAAGCCCTATTCAGATCGCTAAAAGAACGGCTTTGGGTATGTTTCTTTCCGTCTGCGTCATCGCATTTGTCATTTTGTAAAAAGGCTTATTTGTGGATATCGTGCAGAGGTTTTTAAACTACACTAAGATCAACACCACCACGAATAGAGTCGCGGGCGCAGCGGGCATAATGCCCTCAAACCCCAAGGAGCTTGAGCTCGCAGAACTCATAAAAGGCGAGCTCGAAGCTCTGGGCATAAAAAATATCAGCCTTAGCGAGAGGTCGATTTTGATCACTAAAATTCCCTCAAATTTAGACGCGCCCGCTCCGCGAGTAGCATTTTTCGCCCACCTTGATACCAGTGCCGAGCAGAGCGGCGACACCAAAGCTCAGATCGTAAGATACGAAGGCGGCGATATCTGCCTAAATAAAGAGCTAGAGATCTATCTTAAAGAGAGCGAAAATGAGGAGCTGCAGGATTACAAAGGAGACGAGATCATCGTAACGGACGGCACCAGCTTGCTAGGTGCCGACGATAAGGCGGCGATCGCCGCAATCGTAAATGCGCTGGAATTTTTCGTCCAAAATCCGCAGATCAAGCACGGCGAAATAATCGCTTGCTTCGTGCCGGACGAGGAGCAGGGCTTGCTAGGCGCAAAGGCGCTTGATGTAAGCGAGATAGGCGCGGATTTTGGCTACTGCCTTGATTGCTGCGGCATCGGCGAGTTTATCTACGAGAACTGGAACGCGGGCGATTGCGTCGTTACCTTCAAAGGCCAGTCCGCTCATCCGATGAACGCCAAGGGCAAGCTTGTAAATTCCTTGCTTTTGGCGCACAAGTTTATCTCGCTGCTGCCCGCAGGCGAGGCGCCCGAATACACCGATGGCAAGGAGGGCTATTTTTGGGTCAAGGAGCTTAGCGGCAACAGCGCAAAGACCGTCCTAAAGATCGACGTGAGGGAATTTGACGAGAAAAGATACGAGCAGCGTATGGAATTTTTGCAAAAAACTGCGGACGGGCTTCGCGCGATCTGGGGCGATCGGATCGAAATTTCGCTAAACGACCGCTACAAAAACGTCTATAACTTTTTGAAAAACGACGATGCACCTGCGATACGCTTTGCGAAGCAGGCTTTTAAAAGCCTAAACATCGAGCCCAAGATCAAGCCTATGCGAGGCGGCTACGACGGCGCCGTCATCTCCGCAAAGGGGCTGCCGTGCCCGAACCTCTTCACCGGCGGGCATAATTTCCACTCGATCTACGAATACCTGCCCGTAGGCTCTTTAAAAGCGGCGAGCGAGGTGGTTAAGCAGATCATAACGTTAGCGGCAAAAGAGACGCGAGCTTAGCTAGGGCGCTTTCTACTCCGCGCGCAGATTTGATTTTAATTTAGCTCGTTCATTCCGCCGCGAAATTTTACCCTGCATAGCGTAATTTTTGGCCCCGTGGCGACGGACGACACGGGCTACGACTACGACGCGGCATTGTAGCAAGGAGATGGCAGAAGTTCTGCTCGCGCTTTACGATAGCGACGCGTGCGTGGGTGCGGTGGATCGAGGCAGTTTCGAGTTTAGCCTAGGCGAGTCGCGATTTGACTACGTGGGCAGATGCTAATTTTTACGCTTTTAGCGCGTCGCGATGAAACGGCAGTCTCTAGACTGCGTATAGTCTTATAAAATTTAAGCTGATTTGATGTACATTTCGCGCCGAACGTGGCTTTGAAATTTAACGCGTGAGCTATGGATTTGACTTGCGATGCGAGCTCAAGCGCGCAATTTTCGGGCTCGACTTGCAAACTAGACCAAATTTTTGGCACGGTAAAAGTAAAATTTAACCGCACAATGCGTTAAAATTTAAAGAAATTCAGGGAACGAAAATAAGAAATCCGCCCTTGTGCTAGGTACTATAGGGGTCGTGGGTAAGGATCTGGTGCGCGGGCTTTGTGATGGCTCGGATTACGATGAGGTAGAGGCATGGGCGCACCGCCAGACGGACTTTTACCGTTTTAAGTTTTGCATGCGGATCATTGATTTTGATGGCATTTAGGATATCGCGCCGTATAAATTTTTGATGAAATTTTTTGCGCGCTAGGTATGATGATGAAGAGATGGATTCGCATGAGGCGTTTTTGCTCATGGATGTAGACTACATCTATGCGGCGGCAAAGTGGGGCAAGCAGTCAGTGGGCGTGCGGCGCTTCGTGCTCGTATCAGCTCCGGGTGCGAAAGAGAGCTTGCTAAGCTTTTATCTGCGCGCTAAAGGGCAGATCGAGCGGCACGTGAGCGAGCTCGGCTTTGACAGCCTTCAGATCGTCCGTCCGCCGATAATCTTGGGCGAGAGACCTGATGCTCGCCCGCTAGAGCGGCTTGCGGCGGCGGTTTTTAAACTGCTGCCCGCCTGCGTGTTTGGTAAATTTAGACCGCTTAGCGGCGCAAGTAGTGTCCGCGCGATGATAAATGCGGCTAGCAGCGACGCGCGCGGCGTACAAATCTACGAGCCGTTGGAATTTCTATAAATCGCGTATGAAATTTCGGCGCAAGAGCAGGATTAAATTTAAAACTAAAGTTTTAGGTAGCGTGGATAAAATTTTATAAATTGATCTACTTAAATTAAATTTTAAATTTAATAGAATTTTATAGTAAAATTTCTCGCTTGAAATTTTAAGCGTGGAATCTTGCGTACTGCGTTGTTGCAAAATTTTTGTTATAAAACCCTATGCTAAAATTTTAGGACTAAATTTGCGGTGTATTTAGTTTAGCCGCGAATAAAGCTTCCTGGAGCTTCAAGCTCGCATGCGGTTATGGCAACTTCAAGCCCCGAAACGATCGTAAGTTTTGCAAGTTTTATAAATCCGCGACATTAAATTCTAAAAATTATGAGCTACTTAGGAGGCGAAAACGTCTATTTTTTCGCTTCTTTCTGCGCGGTCGGCGGATCGAGCTGCATGATCTTATCGCCTAAGCGCTGAAAATTTGCAAGGCTTTTTAGGTGGAAATACGCTAGCTCCAGATATCCGCGGCGCGCGAAATCCGCAAGCTTTTTATCGCTTAACTTCAAAAGCTTTTCGCGATTTACGACCGAAAAGCCGTTCAGCAGAGACGATTCCTTGCCGCTAGAGTTGATACCGAGCTCCTTGGCTTCTAAAATCCCCGCCTTTTGAAATTCCGCCGCTGCAACGCGCGTGCGCATATCTAAATCGGCGTAATTTTTCATCACCTCTTTTAAATTTTGTAAAAACGGCGTCGGCCTACCGTCTTTAAAAAGCGCCTCTCCGTCGCCCTTGATCTGCTGTGCGTCTTTATCGAAGCAGATCGCGGTCTGTTCGCCGATCTGGGCTAGGAAAAACGGATAATTCTGCACCGAAGAAGGCACCGTTCCTTTATAATTCTTATCAATTAGGACGTTTTTGGTGCGCCCTAGCAGCGCCACCATTTTGGGCTCTTTTTCGATGGTAAATACGATAACGAGGTTGTCCGCGCAAAACGGGATCTCCGGCGCGATCACCGGCACGAAAGGCTCGGTAGGAAATGCGTCTGCGTGATATTTCAAATCCGCGTGTTTAACGCTATCTAATACGACTGGGGTCATGTTGATCCTTTAAAAAATTTTAGCAATTATATAAAAAAGAATATTAAAATTCTAAAGGGTTTTGAAATTTCGGCTGTTTTTACTTGCGTAAATTTAGACGTTTGGAATTTTAAATTTGATAGAATCACCGTTAAATTTAAGGAGCGAAAGTGGGCTTGGATGAGCTTTTGGCGCTTGCAATAGATGCCGCAAAAAAGGCAAACGCCGCAATAATGCAAAATTACGATAAATTCGACGTTTTTGTTAAGGCGGACAAATCGCCGCTTACGAATGCCGATCTTGCGGCAAATGATGCGATAATGCGCACTCTAGAGCCCAGCGACATCGCGATCTGCTCGGAAGAGCGCGTATTGGATAGCAAGCGGCGCATGAGCGAGGAGAGATTTTGGCTCATAGATCCGCTGGACGGCACGAAGGAGTTTATCGCGCGCAACGGCGAGTTTTGCGTCTGCATTGCGCTGATTGAGCATGGGCGCCCGATTTTAGCGGTAATCGGCGTGCCCGTAAGCGGCGACATATATAGCTCAAATGGCGGCGGAGTTTATAAAAACGGCGTACTGCTCGCTCGCCCAAATAGCGCGCCGCAAATCTTCATGCACGGACGTCACAGTAAATCCGAAAAATATCCGCAATTCGCGCAAAAATTTAAAATGCAGCTAGTGCGCAAAGGCTCTGCGATAAAATTTTGCATCTTAGCCGAGGGGGGTGCGAGCGCGTATGCGAGATTTAGCGACTGCTCGCTTTGGGACATCGCGGCGGGAGATTTTTTGCTACATCAAAGTGGCGGAGCGGTGGTGGATCTAAAGACGATGAAAGCACCTCTTTATAATG includes the following:
- the dcuC gene encoding C4-dicarboxylate transporter DcuC, coding for MQTFRLLLALAGIVAVVALLIMKKDTKTVLIGVGLVLCVLCLKPLDGLGAFTSYMTKAGLIKAICASMGFAFVMKFTECDRALVNLLTRPLGNIGFLLIPIVVALTYFINIAIPSAAGCSAAVGATLIPVMMAAGVKPEMAGAAVFAGTFGSVLSPGSAHNVFVADMVKAHNPSYTVQDVIGVQFSSAITALIVVLIVMSITAIVCKDYTKGVNYLAQKEGGVNSVASNSADGSNLDAQPQKINVLYALMPLVPLVILVIGGTSLNQVSFLKWTKMGVAEAMLLGAILTIAVTLTDPQKITKEFFKGMGSAYAEIIGIIIAAGVFVAGLSACGAIDFVIEWLKNEQGYVKFGGTFVPFFMGIVTGSGDAASMAFNTAVTVHADALGFEQDKLGMAVAISGALGRSASPIAGACIVCAGLAMVSPIQIAKRTALGMFLSVCVIAFVIL
- a CDS encoding amidohydrolase, which encodes MDAIAQKVEALKGEMIGDRRFFHSHPETGWFTFFTTAVIADRMQRLGYEIKLGREVVKAEARQGVGSKDACEKAKQRAKELLNADQIKFLDAMEDGLTGLVAEIDTGRAGKTVAFRFDIDGVDVTESTDADHRPFKEGFRSDISGITHACGHDGHITMGLALAKLIAQSLDDFSGKFRFIFQTAEEGTRGAVGMEAAGVTKGVDYLLGGHIGFQANTMRGIICGTKKLLATTKFDVSLKGKSAHAAGAPQNGANALLAAAEMALDMHGITRHADGVTRINVGVLRAGEGRNVIAPNGYLACETRGESTELNEFMKAKCMDIVEGVSKIYGVSYDVQVTGGTAGGDSDEDSTQLYEDAAKASPFIDNDKIVRELSFGACEDFAHFMRSVQDAGGKSGYLMIGTTLVAGHHNAKFDFDEDSLLAGVDVYLRCAYKLNGKA
- the pepE gene encoding dipeptidase PepE, which codes for MKRALLLSASSYKDSGYLNHCKGWIREFLGRLWEDEILFIPFAGVRRTSEQYEQKVADCLESNNIRSIHRFADMKAAVKNAKSICIGGGNTFVLLNELYKFDLLGAIKDAVDSGTPYFGWSAGANVAGKTMMTTNDMPIVFPPSPVALGIFPHQINPHFISGKISNHNGESREERLEEFLIVNQNDSVYAMPEGSAFLINGNECEVMGHADVLKFEYKKEISRIAVGSKFKI
- a CDS encoding 3'(2'),5'-bisphosphate nucleotidase CysQ; the encoded protein is MGLDELLALAIDAAKKANAAIMQNYDKFDVFVKADKSPLTNADLAANDAIMRTLEPSDIAICSEERVLDSKRRMSEERFWLIDPLDGTKEFIARNGEFCVCIALIEHGRPILAVIGVPVSGDIYSSNGGGVYKNGVLLARPNSAPQIFMHGRHSKSEKYPQFAQKFKMQLVRKGSAIKFCILAEGGASAYARFSDCSLWDIAAGDFLLHQSGGAVVDLKTMKAPLYNGKSLINNHYLAVGANAMKNLSEMLEFAKNF
- the pepT gene encoding peptidase T, with amino-acid sequence MDIVQRFLNYTKINTTTNRVAGAAGIMPSNPKELELAELIKGELEALGIKNISLSERSILITKIPSNLDAPAPRVAFFAHLDTSAEQSGDTKAQIVRYEGGDICLNKELEIYLKESENEELQDYKGDEIIVTDGTSLLGADDKAAIAAIVNALEFFVQNPQIKHGEIIACFVPDEEQGLLGAKALDVSEIGADFGYCLDCCGIGEFIYENWNAGDCVVTFKGQSAHPMNAKGKLVNSLLLAHKFISLLPAGEAPEYTDGKEGYFWVKELSGNSAKTVLKIDVREFDEKRYEQRMEFLQKTADGLRAIWGDRIEISLNDRYKNVYNFLKNDDAPAIRFAKQAFKSLNIEPKIKPMRGGYDGAVISAKGLPCPNLFTGGHNFHSIYEYLPVGSLKAASEVVKQIITLAAKETRA
- a CDS encoding SapC family protein — translated: MTPVVLDSVKHADLKYHADAFPTEPFVPVIAPEIPFCADNLVIVFTIEKEPKMVALLGRTKNVLIDKNYKGTVPSSVQNYPFFLAQIGEQTAICFDKDAQQIKGDGEALFKDGRPTPFLQNLKEVMKNYADLDMRTRVAAAEFQKAGILEAKELGINSSGKESSLLNGFSVVNREKLLKLSDKKLADFARRGYLELAYFHLKSLANFQRLGDKIMQLDPPTAQKEAKK